In one window of Henckelia pumila isolate YLH828 chromosome 1, ASM3356847v2, whole genome shotgun sequence DNA:
- the LOC140880868 gene encoding V-type proton ATPase subunit C — translation MATRYWAVSLPVGQSSSPSSLWSRLQESISKQAFDTPLYRFSIPNLRIGTLDSLLALSDDLLKSNNFIEGVSHKIRRQIEELERVSGVVSSSLTVDGVPVDSYLTRFVWDEAKYPTMSPLKDIVDGIQVQVAKIEDDLKVRVSEYSNVRSQLNAINRKQAGSLAVRDLSNLVKPQDIISTEHLTTLLAIVSKYSQKDWLSSYETLTTYVVPRSSKKLHEDSEYVLYTVTLFSRDADNFRAKARERNFQIRDFECNSETQETRKQELEKLMQDQETLKSSLLQWCYTSYGEVFSSWMHFCAVRVFSESILRYGLPPTFLSVVLSPSLKSEKKVRSILEALCSSSNSTYWKTDDDGGVAGFGGEVDAHPYVSFTINLI, via the exons ATGGCAACTCGATACTGGGCGGTTTCTCTCCCTGTTGGGCAGAGCTCATCACCTTCTTCTCTATGGAGTCGCCTCCAAGAATCCATCTCTAAACAAGCCTTCGACACCCCTCTGTACAGG TTCAGCATTCCGAATCTGCGAATTGGAACCCTTGATTCGCTATTGGCACTCAGCGACGACTTGTTGAAG TCGAACAACTTTATTGAAGGGGTATCGCATAAAATTCGACGCCAGATCGAGGAGTTGGAGAGGGTATCCGGAGTTGTCAGTAGCTCACTTACTGTGGATGGCGTTCCTGTTGACTCTTATCTCACCAG ATTCGTTTGGGATGAGGCAAAATACCCGACAATGTCACCACTTAAGGATATCGTGGATGGAATTCAAGTGCAAGTGGCCAAAATTGAGGATGATCTCAAg GTTCGTGTTTCTGAATACAGCAATGTGCGCAGCCAACTTAATGCCATCAACAGAAAACAGGCTGGAAG CTTAGCTGTTCGTGACCTTTCCAATTTGGTGAAGCCGCAGGATATTATTTCTACAGAACACTTAACAACTCTCCTTGCAATTGTTTCTAAGTATTCGCAGAAGGATTGGTTATCAAGCTATGAGACACTGACGACATATGTT GTCCCCAGATCATCCAAGAAGCTACACGAGGACAGTGAATATGTGCTATATACTGTAACATTATTCAGTCGTGATGCTGACAATTTTAGAGCTAAGGCACGAGAAAGAAATTTCCAA ATTCGGGATTTTGAATGCAATTCAGAGACTCAAGAAACTCGGAAGCAGGAGCTTGAAAAGCTGATGCAAGATCAGGAAACTTTGAAAAGCTCTCTTTTACAGTGGTGCTATACCAGTTATGGAGAG GTTTTTAGCTCATGGATGCACTTTTGTGCTGTACGAGTATTTAGTGAAAGCATTCTGCGATATGGTCTGCCTCCAACATTTCTG TCTGTTGTGTTGTCACCATCATTGAAAAGTGAGAAGAAAGTTCGGTCCATTCTTGAGGCACTGTGCAGCAGTTCAAATAG CACATACTGGAAAACTGATGATGACGGAGGGGTTGCTGGTTTTGGTGGCGAAGTGGATGCACATCCTTACGTCTCTTTTACCATTAATCTTATTTAA
- the LOC140887462 gene encoding potassium channel SKOR-like isoform X2 — MQTSRSSRAREDIDHSVEYIHHESKQFSAVGTKNIPLRFLRNCCFSGQDFADSSNATSDISTSHGGSRGHSSHGYFIHPENWLYVAWNQFILIWAVYSSFFTPLEFAFFRGLPENLFLLDSAGQIAFFFDIFVSFFVAYRDPHSYCMVYNHNLIAIRYLKSRFLIDLLGCLPWDAIFKGCGRNEIVRYMLWIRLSRALRVTEFFGNLEKNIRINYMLARIVKLFVVELYCTHTAACIFYYLATTLPPSEEGYTWIGSLKMGDYSYSNFREIDLWTRYITALYFAVVTMATVGYGEIHAVNTREMIFVMLYVSLDMILGAYLLGNMTALIVKGSKTVRFRDKMGELIKYMNRNKLGKSLNKAIKGHVLLQFQSSYAEVAALQDLPLAIRAKISEKIYEPHVRQVPLFKGCSYGFIKKIAIRMHEEFFLPGEVIVEEGSIGDQLYILCDGRLGAVRNSEDSYTEEYVPGIQSYWAFGEISVLCNIPEPRTIQAVELSKLLRIEKKAILDALEMHFSDGHTITNNLLEGKESNIQKKILESDIKLQIGKHESELATRLNWAATDGDLHRLRHLVEAGADPSKTDYDGRSPLHLASSKGYEDVVHFLIQKGVEVNVKDHIGKTPLYEAIKNGHDQVASLLVKAGAFLSVDNTGNCLCEVVASQHTDLLRRLLENGVHPNSRNYDFRTPLHLAASEGLYSESLLLLEYGASVFAIDRWGKTPIDEARVSGNRNVLKLLEEAKISQTSEISSSCETNQDKVPSRKCTVFGGTPSDHREGRSFGVVVWVPKTIEELIETAATQLGFSGATCILSESGGKITDAGMISDDQKLFLAREVKFI, encoded by the exons ATGCAGACTAGCAGATCATCGAGAGCAAGAGAGGATATTGATCACTCAGTGGAATACATTCATCATGAATCCAAGCAGTTTTCAGCTGTTGGCACCAAAAATATTCCCTTGCGTTTCTTGAGAAACTGTTGCTTCTCCGGCCAAGATTTCGCCGATAGCAGCAATGCAACAAGTGATATCTCCACCAGTCATGGCGGGAGCAGAGGCCATTCTTCCCATGGATATTTTATTCATCCTGAAAATTG GTTGTACGTAGCATGGAATCAGTTCATTCTGATATGGGCTGTGTACTCATCTTTCTTCACTCCGCTGGAGTTCGCCTTCTTCCGAGGTCTGCCGGAGAATCTGTTCCTCCTCGACAGCGCCGGCCAAATCGCTTTCTTCTTCGACATTTTCGTTAGCTTCTTCGTTGCCTATAGAGACCCTCATTCTTACTGCATGGTTTATAATCACAACTTGATCGCCATCAG GTACTTGAAATCAAGATTTCTGATAGATTTATTGGGATGCTTGCCTTGGGATGCCATATTCAAG GGATGTGGAAGGAACGAGATAGTAAGATACATGCTTTGGATCCGGCTAAGCCGTGCGCTGAGGGTGACAGAATTTTTTGGAAATCTGGAGAAAAACATACGTATAAATTATATGTTGGCAAGAATCGTGAAGCTTTTTGTGGTGGAATTGTACTGCACGCACACAGCAGCTTGCATATTTTACTATTTGGCCACAACTCTGCCTCCTTCAGAGGAAGGGTATACTTGGATTGGTAGTTTAAAGATGGGGGATTACAGTTACTCCAACTTCAGAGAAATTGATCTTTGGACTCGTTACATAACTGCCTTGTATTTTGCTGTTGTGACCATGGCGACTGTTG GTTATGGTGAAATCCATGCTGTGAATACCAGAGAAATGATATTCGTGATGCTCTACGTTTCATTAGACATGATTCTGGGTGCTTATTTGCTGGGTAACATGACTGCATTGATTGTCAAAGGTTCCAAAACTGTGAGATTCAGGGATAAAATGGGAGAACTCATCAAATATATGAACAGAAACAAGCTTGGGAAAAGTTTGAACAAGGCAATCAAAGGCCATGTACTGTTACAGTTCCAGAGCAGTTATGCCGAGGTTGCAGCTCTTCAGGATCTTCCTCTCGCGATAAGAGCCAAG ATATCAGAAAAGATATATGAGCCACATGTTAGGCAAGTTCCTCTATTCAAAGGTTGTTCATATGGCTTCATCAAGAAAATA GCTATTAGGATGCACGAGGAATTTTTCCTTCCCGGAGAAGTAATCGTCGAAGAGGGAAGCATTGGCGATCAACTCTACATCCTCTGCGATGGTAGACTG GGTGCAGTAAGAAACTCAGAAGATAGTTATACCGAAGAATATGTGCCTGGCATACAATCTTATTGGGCATTTGGTGAAATTTCTGTCCTCTGTAACATCCCTGAACCTCGTACAATACAAGCTGTTGAACTATCTAAGCTTCTACGAATTGAAAAGAAGGCGATTCTGGATGCGCTTGAGATGCACTTCTCTGATGGACATACTATCACTAACAATCTTCTTGAG GGAAAGGAGTCTAATATTCAAAAAAAGATACTGGAGTCTGATATCAAATTGCAAATAGGAAAACATGAATCAGAGTTGGCCACAAGATTGAATTGGGCAGCCACCGATGGAGATTTGCACAGATTAAGACATTTAGTTGAAGCAGGAGCAGATCCCTCTAAGACGGATTATGATGGACGATCACCTCTG CATCTTGCTTCATCTAAAGGATATGAAGATGTCGTTCACTTTCTTATCCAAAAAGGAGTGGAAGTCAATGTTAAAG ACCATATTGGAAAGACTCCATTATACGAAGCAATCAAGAATGGCCATGATCAAGTAGCTTCTTTACTGGTGAAAGCAGGTGCATTTTTGTCTGTTGATAATACTGGGAATTGTCTTTGCGAGGTGGTAGCTAGTCAGCACACAGATCTTCTTAGACGACTTTTGGAGAATGGAGTTCATCCGAATTCCAGGAATTATGATTTTCGGACGCCTTTACATCTAGCTGCATCGGAGGGCTTGTACTCAGAGTCTCTTTTGCTTCTGGAATATGGGGCCAGTGTTTTTGCAATAGACAG ATGGGGCAAGACACCAATAGATGAAGCTCGTGTTAGTGGAAACAGGAACGTGCTTAAACTACTGGaagaagccaagatttctcaaacgtcagaaatttcttcctctTGCGAAACAAATCAAG ATAAAGTGCCAAGCAGAAAATGCACGGTTTTCGGGGGAACCCCATCGGATCATAGGGAAGGAAGAAGCTTTGGAGTCGTTGTATGGGTGCCGAAAACCATTGAAGAACTCATCGAAACCGCGGCAACACAGCTAGGTTTCTCAGGTGCTACCTGCATCCTATCTGAGAGTGGGGGCAAGATCACTGATGCAGGCATGATCAGTGATGATCAGAAGCTCTTTTTGGCTAGGGAAGTGAAGTTTATATGA
- the LOC140887462 gene encoding potassium channel SKOR-like isoform X1, producing the protein MQTSRSSRAREDIDHSVEYIHHESKQFSAVGTKNIPLRFLRNCCFSGQDFADSSNATSDISTSHGGSRGHSSHGYFIHPENWLYVAWNQFILIWAVYSSFFTPLEFAFFRGLPENLFLLDSAGQIAFFFDIFVSFFVAYRDPHSYCMVYNHNLIAIRYLKSRFLIDLLGCLPWDAIFKGCGRNEIVRYMLWIRLSRALRVTEFFGNLEKNIRINYMLARIVKLFVVELYCTHTAACIFYYLATTLPPSEEGYTWIGSLKMGDYSYSNFREIDLWTRYITALYFAVVTMATVGYGEIHAVNTREMIFVMLYVSLDMILGAYLLGNMTALIVKGSKTVRFRDKMGELIKYMNRNKLGKSLNKAIKGHVLLQFQSSYAEVAALQDLPLAIRAKISEKIYEPHVRQVPLFKGCSYGFIKKIAIRMHEEFFLPGEVIVEEGSIGDQLYILCDGRLGAVRNSEDSYTEEYVPGIQSYWAFGEISVLCNIPEPRTIQAVELSKLLRIEKKAILDALEMHFSDGHTITNNLLEGKESNIQKKILESDIKLQIGKHESELATRLNWAATDGDLHRLRHLVEAGADPSKTDYDGRSPLVLKRSPLHLASSKGYEDVVHFLIQKGVEVNVKDHIGKTPLYEAIKNGHDQVASLLVKAGAFLSVDNTGNCLCEVVASQHTDLLRRLLENGVHPNSRNYDFRTPLHLAASEGLYSESLLLLEYGASVFAIDRWGKTPIDEARVSGNRNVLKLLEEAKISQTSEISSSCETNQDKVPSRKCTVFGGTPSDHREGRSFGVVVWVPKTIEELIETAATQLGFSGATCILSESGGKITDAGMISDDQKLFLAREVKFI; encoded by the exons ATGCAGACTAGCAGATCATCGAGAGCAAGAGAGGATATTGATCACTCAGTGGAATACATTCATCATGAATCCAAGCAGTTTTCAGCTGTTGGCACCAAAAATATTCCCTTGCGTTTCTTGAGAAACTGTTGCTTCTCCGGCCAAGATTTCGCCGATAGCAGCAATGCAACAAGTGATATCTCCACCAGTCATGGCGGGAGCAGAGGCCATTCTTCCCATGGATATTTTATTCATCCTGAAAATTG GTTGTACGTAGCATGGAATCAGTTCATTCTGATATGGGCTGTGTACTCATCTTTCTTCACTCCGCTGGAGTTCGCCTTCTTCCGAGGTCTGCCGGAGAATCTGTTCCTCCTCGACAGCGCCGGCCAAATCGCTTTCTTCTTCGACATTTTCGTTAGCTTCTTCGTTGCCTATAGAGACCCTCATTCTTACTGCATGGTTTATAATCACAACTTGATCGCCATCAG GTACTTGAAATCAAGATTTCTGATAGATTTATTGGGATGCTTGCCTTGGGATGCCATATTCAAG GGATGTGGAAGGAACGAGATAGTAAGATACATGCTTTGGATCCGGCTAAGCCGTGCGCTGAGGGTGACAGAATTTTTTGGAAATCTGGAGAAAAACATACGTATAAATTATATGTTGGCAAGAATCGTGAAGCTTTTTGTGGTGGAATTGTACTGCACGCACACAGCAGCTTGCATATTTTACTATTTGGCCACAACTCTGCCTCCTTCAGAGGAAGGGTATACTTGGATTGGTAGTTTAAAGATGGGGGATTACAGTTACTCCAACTTCAGAGAAATTGATCTTTGGACTCGTTACATAACTGCCTTGTATTTTGCTGTTGTGACCATGGCGACTGTTG GTTATGGTGAAATCCATGCTGTGAATACCAGAGAAATGATATTCGTGATGCTCTACGTTTCATTAGACATGATTCTGGGTGCTTATTTGCTGGGTAACATGACTGCATTGATTGTCAAAGGTTCCAAAACTGTGAGATTCAGGGATAAAATGGGAGAACTCATCAAATATATGAACAGAAACAAGCTTGGGAAAAGTTTGAACAAGGCAATCAAAGGCCATGTACTGTTACAGTTCCAGAGCAGTTATGCCGAGGTTGCAGCTCTTCAGGATCTTCCTCTCGCGATAAGAGCCAAG ATATCAGAAAAGATATATGAGCCACATGTTAGGCAAGTTCCTCTATTCAAAGGTTGTTCATATGGCTTCATCAAGAAAATA GCTATTAGGATGCACGAGGAATTTTTCCTTCCCGGAGAAGTAATCGTCGAAGAGGGAAGCATTGGCGATCAACTCTACATCCTCTGCGATGGTAGACTG GGTGCAGTAAGAAACTCAGAAGATAGTTATACCGAAGAATATGTGCCTGGCATACAATCTTATTGGGCATTTGGTGAAATTTCTGTCCTCTGTAACATCCCTGAACCTCGTACAATACAAGCTGTTGAACTATCTAAGCTTCTACGAATTGAAAAGAAGGCGATTCTGGATGCGCTTGAGATGCACTTCTCTGATGGACATACTATCACTAACAATCTTCTTGAG GGAAAGGAGTCTAATATTCAAAAAAAGATACTGGAGTCTGATATCAAATTGCAAATAGGAAAACATGAATCAGAGTTGGCCACAAGATTGAATTGGGCAGCCACCGATGGAGATTTGCACAGATTAAGACATTTAGTTGAAGCAGGAGCAGATCCCTCTAAGACGGATTATGATGGACGATCACCTCTGGTATTAAAACGATCACCTCTG CATCTTGCTTCATCTAAAGGATATGAAGATGTCGTTCACTTTCTTATCCAAAAAGGAGTGGAAGTCAATGTTAAAG ACCATATTGGAAAGACTCCATTATACGAAGCAATCAAGAATGGCCATGATCAAGTAGCTTCTTTACTGGTGAAAGCAGGTGCATTTTTGTCTGTTGATAATACTGGGAATTGTCTTTGCGAGGTGGTAGCTAGTCAGCACACAGATCTTCTTAGACGACTTTTGGAGAATGGAGTTCATCCGAATTCCAGGAATTATGATTTTCGGACGCCTTTACATCTAGCTGCATCGGAGGGCTTGTACTCAGAGTCTCTTTTGCTTCTGGAATATGGGGCCAGTGTTTTTGCAATAGACAG ATGGGGCAAGACACCAATAGATGAAGCTCGTGTTAGTGGAAACAGGAACGTGCTTAAACTACTGGaagaagccaagatttctcaaacgtcagaaatttcttcctctTGCGAAACAAATCAAG ATAAAGTGCCAAGCAGAAAATGCACGGTTTTCGGGGGAACCCCATCGGATCATAGGGAAGGAAGAAGCTTTGGAGTCGTTGTATGGGTGCCGAAAACCATTGAAGAACTCATCGAAACCGCGGCAACACAGCTAGGTTTCTCAGGTGCTACCTGCATCCTATCTGAGAGTGGGGGCAAGATCACTGATGCAGGCATGATCAGTGATGATCAGAAGCTCTTTTTGGCTAGGGAAGTGAAGTTTATATGA
- the LOC140882576 gene encoding regulator of nonsense transcripts UPF2: MEHAEEIGGEHHEKHDDDGRHDVEEANARLEELKKSIEAKMALRQSNLKPERPDSGFLRTLDSSIKRNTAVIKKLKQINEEQREGLIDELRGVNMSKFVSEAVTAICDAKLKAADIQPAVQICSLLHQRYKDFSPSLVQGLTKVFASGKSVEDLDTDKNSRSMKKRSTLKLLLELYFVGIIEDCGVFINIIKDLTSNEHLKDRDATQTNLSLLGSFARQGRFLLGFPLTGFDILEEFFKELTVTADQKKFFRKTFQIYYDASVELLLSEHALLRQMEHENAKILNAKGELSEEHASSYERLRKSYDHLSRGISSLAEALDLQPPVMPEDGHTTRVTSGEEVLSPVSSKDSSALEALWDDEDTKAFYECLPDLRAFVPAVLLGEAEPKLNDQSPKTQELPTDLASESEKDQMSTLENSEASGSEALADDKQDKDTEKGKEPEKEKGKEKDAERRGENEKDKVKGLDGTNLEALLHRLPSCVSRDLIDQLTVEFCYLNSKSSRKKLVRALFNVPRTSLELLPYYSRMVATLSTCMKDVSSILLQLLEEEFNSLTNKKDQMNIETKIRNIRFIGELCKFKIAPAGMVFSCLKACLDDFTHHNIDVACNLLETCGRFLYRSPETTVRMSNMLEILMRLKNVKNLDPRQSTLVENAYYLCKPPERSARISKVRPPLHQYIRKLLFSDLDKFSIENVLRQLRKLPWSECEEYLLKCFLKVHKGKYSQIHLIASLTAGLSRYHEDFAVSVVDEVLEEIRLGLELNDYGMQQKRVAFMRFLGELYNYELVDSSVIFDTLYLTLDFGHGTMEQDILDPPEDCFRIRIIITLLQTCGHYFDRGSSKRKLDRFLIHFQRYILSKGSIPLDIEFDLQDVFADLRPKMTRYSSLEEVNNALIELEEHERRVSSEKAQNEKHSDSEKRHSRTSYSDSEKRHSRTSSGALSMNGQNLVNGTEENDDLYQEIVGETDSDSGSGTVERVDHDDEESEGENQDDGCESEDDYEEGGHPASDEDDEVHVRQKVAVVDPQEVADFDQELRALMQESLDSRKLEMRSRPAINMMLPMNLFEGSTREHHGRGIEGESGDEMTDEGTGEAKEVRVRVLVKRGNKQQTKQMYIPHDCSLVQGTKQKEAAELEEKQDIKRLVLEYNDREEEELNGGTQQPGWTQSGGRVVNRGNMLDGQNRTSGSRHRHLYHSGAGIYYGRRR; encoded by the exons ATGGAACATGCTGAAGAAATTGGCGGCGAACATCATGAGAAACATGATGACGATGGAAGACACGATGTTGAG GAAGCTAATGCTCGTCTAGAGGAATTAAAGAAGTCCATTGAAGCAAAAATGGCTCTGCGACAGAGTAATTTGAAACCTGAAAGACCTG ACTCAGGTTTTCTCAGGACATTGGATTCTAGCATCAAACGTAACACAGctgttattaaaaaattaaagcagATCAATGAAGAGCAGCGAGAAGGCTTGATAGATGAGTTACGTGGTGTTAATATGAGCAAATTTGTCAGTGAAGCTGTAACTGCTATTTGTGATGCAAAGCTTAAAGCTGCAGACATACAACCTGCTGTACAG ATCTGTTCTTTACTTCAtcaaaggtacaaagatttttCACCTTCTCTAGTTCAAGGTCTCACTAAAGTTTTTGCGTCGGGAAAATCTGTCGAGGATTTAGATACAGACAAAAATTCAAGATCCATGAAGAAACGGAGTACTCTTAAACTTCTATTGGAACTTTACTTTGTTGGAATTATAGAAGATTGTGGCGTCTTTATAAATATCATCAAGGATCTCACTAGCAATGAGCATTTGAAGGATCGTGATGCAACCCAGACAAATTTGTCTCTTCTTGGCAGTTTTGCACGACAGGGAAGATTTCTGCTTGGGTTTCCACTAACTGGATTTGATATTCTGGAAGAG TTTTTCAAGGAACTTACTGTTACAGCTGATCAGAAGAAATTCTTTAGGAAGACTTTTCAAATTTACTATGATGCTTCCGTGGAACTTCTCCTGTCAGAACATGCT TTACTTCGCCAAATGGAGCATGAGAATGCGAAGATTTTGAATGCTAAAGGTGAACTGAGCGAGGAACATGCTTCATCTTATGAAAGGCTCCGTAAATCATATGACCATCTAAGTCGTGGCATCTCATC tttagcTGAAGCGCTTGATTTGCAACCTCCTGTGATGCCAGAGGATGGTCATACAACCAGAGTCACATCTGGGGAGGAAGTTCTATCACCTGTTTCCAGTAAAGATTCCTCTGCTCTTGAAGCCCTTTGGGATGATGAAGATACTAAAGCTTTCTATGAATGCCTACCGGATCTTAG AGCATTTGTTCCTGCTGTCTTGCTTGGAGAGGCAGAACCAAAGTTGAATGACCAATCTCCAAAGACTCAGGAACTACCGACT GATTTGGCTTCTGAATCAGAAAAGGATCAGATGTCTACCCTGGAAAACTCAGAGGCTTCTGGATCTGAAGCTTTAGCAGATGATAAGCAAGATAAGGACACAGAAAAGGGCAAAGAACCCGAAAAAGAGAAGGGAAAGGAGAAGGATGCTGAAAGACGAGGAGAAAACGAAAAGGACAAAGTTAAAGGTCTTGATGGAACAAATCTCGAAGCTTTGCTACATAGGCTTCCAAGCTGCGTGAGCCGTGACCTGATTGATCAGTTGACT GTTGAGTTTTgctatttaaattcaaaatccAGCAGGAAAAAGCTTGTGAGGGCTTTGTTTAATGTCCCAAGGACGTCTCTGGAGCTCTTGCCGTACTATTCGCGCATGGTTGCTACACTTTCTACTTGCATGAAGGATGTCTCTTCCATCCTTTTACAGTTATTGGAGGAAGAATTCAACTCTTTGACAAATAAGAAG GATCAAATGAATATCGAAACAAAGATCAGGAACATTAGATTTATTGGAGAACTTTGCAAGTTCAAAATTGCCCCAGCTGGAATGGTTTTTAGTTGTCTAAAG GCTTGTTTGGATGATTTCACTCACCACAATATCGACGTTGCTTGCAATCTGCTTGAGACATGTGGCCGCTTTCTCTATCGGTCACCAGAAACCACAGTGCGGATGTCAAACATGTTAGAGATACTAATGCGCTTGAAAAATGTCAAAAACTTGGATCCCCGTCAGAGTACTTTAGTGGAAAATGCTTATTATTTGTGCAAACCTCCTGAAAGATCTGCACGAATCTCGAAAGTTCGTCCTCCTTTGCATCAg TATATCAGGAAGCTTCTTTTCTCTGATCTTGACAAGTTTTCAATTGAGAACGTTCTACGACAATTACGTAAGCTGCCTTGGAGTGAATGTGAAGAATATCTTTTGAAGTGTTTTTTGAAGGTTCACAAGGGAAAATATAGCCAGATTCATTTGATCGCATCACTTACTGCTGGTCTGAGTCGATATCATGAAGATTTCGCTGTTTCTGTGGTTGATGAG GTTTTGGAGGAAATCAGGCTAGGGTTGGAGTTGAATGACTATGGGATGCAGCAAAAACGTGTTGCATTCATGCGGTTCTTGGGCGAACTGTACAACTATGAACTTGTTGATTCATCTGTTATTTTTGATACTCTCTATCTTACTCTTGATTTTGGGCATGGAACTATGGAG CAAGATATACTTGATCCTCCGGAGGACTGCTTTCGTATAAGAATAATTATCACACTTCTCCAGACATGCGGGCATTATTTTGATAGAGGTTCATCGAAAAGAAAGCTTGATCGGTTCTTGATTCATTTTCAACGATACATTCTGAGCAAAGGTTCCATTCCCCTGGATATTGAGTTTGACCTGCAG GACGTGTTTGCTGATTTGCGCCCAAAGATGACTCGATACTCATCATTGGAGGAGGTTAATAATGCTCTAATTGAACTTGAAGAGCATGAACGTAGAGTTTCATCAGAGAAGGCTCAGAATGAGAAACATTCAGACTCAGAAAAACGTCATAGCAGGACGAGCTATTCAGACTCAGAAAAACGTCATAGCAGGACGAGCTCTGGTGCTTTATCCATGAATGGACAAAATCTTGTTAATGGCACCGAGGAAAATGATGATTTGTATCAAGAAATTGTCGGCGAGACGGATAGCGATTCTGGTAGTGGCACTGTTGAGCGCGTTGATCATGATGATGAAGAATCGGAAGGAGAAAATCAAGATGACGGTTGTGAAAGTGAGGATGATTACGAGGAGGGAGGTCATCCTGCTtcagatgaagatgatgaagtacATGTCAGGCAGAAGGTGGCAGTGGTAGACCCTCAGGAGGTGGCTGATTTTGATCAAGAACTGCGGGCTTTAATGCAG GAGAGCTTGGATTCGAGAAAGTTGGAAATGCGCTCTCGCCCAGCGATAAACATGATGTTGCCAATGAATTTGTTTGAGGGTTCCACGAGGGAACACCATGGGAGAGGAATCGAAGGAGAAAGTGGCGACGAGATGACTGATGAAGGAACTGGAGAAGCTAAGGAGGTGCGGGTGAGAGTTCTGGTAAAGCGTGGAAACAAGCAACAGACAAAACAAATGTATATTCCCCATGATTGCTCCTTGGTTCAGGGTACCAAACAGAAAGAGGCAGCTGAGCTTGAAGAAAAACAAGACATTAAACGACTTGTTTTAGAATACAATGATAGAGAAGAAGAGGAACTCAATGGAGGGACACAACAACCAGGTTGGACTCAAAGTGGAGGCAGAGTTGTGAACCGAGGCAATATGTTGGATGGACAGAATAGGACTTCTGGTTCAAGGCATCGACATCTGTATCATTCAGGTGCTGGCATTTACTATGGCAGGAGAAGGTAA
- the LOC140891048 gene encoding protein PAM71-homolog, chloroplastic-like, which translates to MQLLAFQVPQVLVASRNVSKNELRPIFAFINKLPFASSLASRNFAQSSSSLYYRKAPRLCARSRTIIAHSLNVGTGSGDYEENHKESFSSGGAHINPSSKIEASPDRIPYPISIALVLVACGLVFLLIAFGRGPSSILPAIAKSGFTAAFSLIFVSEIGDKTFFIAALLAMQYDKILVLLGSMGALSLMTILSVIIGRIFHSVPAQFQTTLPIGEYAAVALLMFFGLKSIKDAWDLPSKVAETDDQSNKESDEFAEAEELVKEKASNHLSNPLEVLWKSFSLIFFAEWGDRSMLATIALGAAQSPWGVAGGAIAGHLLATLIAIVGGAFLSRYISEKLVGFIGGALFLVFAFATLLGVF; encoded by the exons ATGCAACTCTTGGCGTTTCAGGTACCCCAGGTTTTAGTAGCATCAAGAAATGTGAGCAAGAACGAGCTCCGTCCCATATTTGCTTTCATTAATAAACTACCCTTTGCTTCTTCATTGGCCAGCAGAAATTTTGCACAATCTTCATCTTCAC TATATTATAGGAAGGCACCACGGTTATGTGCGAGGAGCAGAACAATCATAGCTCATTCATTAAATGTCGGAACTGGATCTGGAGACTATGAAGAAAATCACAAGGAAAGTTTCTCCAGTGGCGGAGCTCACATTAATCCTTCATCTAAAAT TGAGGCATCTCCTGATCGAATCCCTTATCCTATCTCAATTGCTCTTGTTCTTGTTGCATGCGGTTTGGTATTTTTACTGATTGCCTTTGGGAGAGGGCCTTCATCAATATTGCCAGCTATTGCAAAATCAGGATTCACTGCTGCATTTTCATTGATATTTGTTTCTGAGATTGGAGACAAG ACTTTTTTTATCGCTGCACTCTTGGCCATGCAATATGACAAAATTCTG GTCCTTTTAGGATCAATGGGTGCTCTATCACTTATGACTATCCTATCTGTCATAATTGGTCGGATATTTCACTCGGTGCCTGCTCAATTTCAAACAA CCTTGCCAATTGGAGAATATGCTGCAGTAGCCCTACTGATGTTCTTTGGTCTAAAATCAATTAAAGATGCATGGGACCTTCCATCCAAAGTAGCCGAAACTGATGATCAAAGCAACAAAGAATCTGATGAATTTGCCGAAGCTGAAGAACTTGTTAAGGAAAAG GCGTCAAATCATCTTTCAAATCCGCTTGAGGTTCTGTGGAAGTCGTTTAGCCTAATATTCTTTGCT GAATGGGGAGACCGTTCAATGTTAGCTACAATAGCCCTCGGTGCAGCTCAG TCTCCGTGGGGCGTGGCAGGTGGAGCCATTGCAGGACACTTGCTGGCAACTTTAATTGCTATAGTTGGAGGGGCGTTCCTATCGCGCTACATTTCCGAAAAAttg GTTGGATTCATCGGTGGGGctttgtttttggtttttgcCTTTGCCACATTACTTGGAGTCTTTTGA